CCGGCGAGAATGCCGCCGGGAACCTTGCGTTTCATCAGAATTGCGATCAGAATCAGGCCACTAATGGCCAGAGCCGCCTGCGGTTCACTGAGGACTCCGATTTGAACCGGGGCGCCGATCACGCCCAGGCGTACGATACCGGTATCGACCAAACCGATTAGGGTCAGAAAAAGGCCAATGCCGGCCCCGAAAGCCAGTTTTAGGCCGGGGGGAATTACCTTGGCAAACCAGCGGCGGGAACCGCTAAGGGTGAGAATTGTAAATAACACTCCCCCGATGAAAACCGCGCCCAAGGCTGTTTCCCAGGAAAAGCCCATGATCTTGACCACGGTAAAAGCGATAAAGGCGTTTTCTCCCATGTAGGGGGCGATGGCGAAAGGTCGCTTGGCGTAGAGCCCCATCAGGAGGGTGCCGAAAACCGCGCTTAAAATAGTGGCGGTGGTGGACGGCCCTTTGGGAATGCCGGCGGCGCTGAGGATGGCCGGATTGACAATGACGATGTAGGCCATGGTGACGAAGGTCGTAAGCCCGGCGACGACCTCTCGACCGATGGTGCTTTGTCGGGTGCTGATCTGGAAAAAACGGTCAAATGCGGTCACGATGTTTTGCCGACCTTACATGAGAAGAGCCCGACTCCGGCAGGCGGAGTCGGGCTCTAGCCGACGACTTGGCGATGGTGGAGGATAAGGGGGTCGAACCCTCGGCCTCAGCATTGCGAACGCTGCGCTCTCCCAACTGAGCTAATCCCCCATGTCTGTCTGATGCTTTTCGCTACTACTAAAAAATCGCGCGCCTGTCAAATTTATTTTCCGCGGGCATCGGTTTCCGCCGGATATTTTTTGGCCAGAACTTCACGGATGGCCTTTTTTAATTCGTCCAGGCTGGCGGCCTTAACCACGTAGGCATCGGAAGCCCAGGTGGAAAAATCCTGTTTGTATTCACCATAGGCGGAGCAGAGGATGACCGGAATGTTGCGGTCGATTTCCTTGATTTTAATCAGGGTTTCGACTCCCGACAGGCCCGGCATTTTAATGTCCATGACTACCAGATCGGGATGGATTTCGGGAACCATTTTCAGGGCTTCCTCGCCGCTGGCGGCGGCGTTGATGATATAGCCTTCTTCCTCGAGCTCCTCTTTGTAGAGCCAGCGGATATTTTCTTCATCATCAACGACCAAAAGGGTGTATTGCGGTGTACTCATGTTAGGGCTCGCTTTCCGGTTTCCGTTAGGCTGTTGGTCCTGGTTGGATTTTATGTAAGAAGGGCAGAGAGACGGAAACCATTACCCCTTTGCCCACCCGGTTGTGAATGCGGATTTCTCCCTGATGGTTCATGATGATCCGATGGCAGATCGACAGTCCCAGTCCGGTGCCATCATGCTTGGTTGTGAAAAAAGGATTGAAAATATCGTGAATAAATTGTTCCTGAATGCCTTCGCCGTTATCCGCGATTTCGATCAGGGCTTTTAACTCCTGATCCTTTAAGTCGCAGTAATAAGAGGTGCGAATCTGGATTTGTCGCTCAATTTGTTCCGGAACGCCGGTCATGGCCTGAATACTGTTGTTGATCAGGTTGATAACGACCTGCTTCAGCTGGTTGCCGTCACATTCAACTTCTGCCAAAATCGGGTTCAGGTCGAGGTTTGACTTGATGCGTTTGCTTCTCAGCTGGCGGGCAAAAAGGGCTACCGTATCCTCAATCAATTGGTTGAGGTTGACTCCGGAGAACTTGTCGCCTTCCAGTTTGGAAAAGGAGAGGACATTGTTGACGATCTCTT
This sequence is a window from Pseudomonadota bacterium. Protein-coding genes within it:
- a CDS encoding response regulator, whose translation is MSTPQYTLLVVDDEENIRWLYKEELEEEGYIINAAASGEEALKMVPEIHPDLVVMDIKMPGLSGVETLIKIKEIDRNIPVILCSAYGEYKQDFSTWASDAYVVKAASLDELKKAIREVLAKKYPAETDARGK